Proteins encoded by one window of Sphingosinicella sp. BN140058:
- a CDS encoding exonuclease domain-containing protein, which yields MFHPISPEQDVPVAAEQVKADDALDFVSVDVETACGRVSSICQIGIVGFRGGKIAFEYETLIEPRDYFSSFNTRIHGITADHVVGKPCFGDLHGVIDGHLAGRVAVAHSYFDKSALAAACRVHERTPIEATWLDSVRVAKRAWPNLGSHRLNIVSRHLGIRLTHHDALSDARAAGLIVVRAVEETGIPLTAWLATSKRGRASPAPRPALSGPLVGQRVAILGEPRHGAIAQRIAEHGGRIVAAVGKTTTMLVVVADEPFGYVRYDAQFRRARELQDAGGAIEILSAASLVDRLPTS from the coding sequence ATGTTCCATCCGATCTCTCCAGAGCAGGACGTGCCTGTTGCGGCCGAGCAGGTTAAGGCCGACGATGCGCTCGATTTCGTGTCGGTTGATGTCGAAACGGCATGCGGCCGCGTCAGCAGCATCTGCCAGATCGGAATCGTCGGTTTCCGAGGCGGAAAAATCGCCTTCGAGTATGAAACGCTGATCGAGCCGCGCGATTATTTCAGCAGCTTCAATACGCGCATCCACGGCATCACTGCAGATCATGTCGTAGGCAAGCCGTGCTTCGGCGATCTCCACGGGGTCATCGACGGGCATCTCGCAGGCCGCGTTGCGGTTGCCCATTCATATTTCGACAAGAGCGCGCTGGCCGCAGCATGCAGAGTCCATGAGCGCACGCCGATCGAGGCAACCTGGCTCGACAGCGTGCGCGTTGCCAAGCGCGCTTGGCCGAATCTCGGCAGCCACCGGCTCAACATCGTTTCTCGGCATCTCGGCATTCGCCTCACGCATCATGATGCGTTGAGCGACGCCCGCGCGGCTGGGCTGATCGTAGTCCGTGCCGTGGAGGAGACCGGTATTCCGTTGACCGCTTGGCTCGCCACTTCGAAGCGCGGCCGAGCTTCTCCCGCGCCGCGGCCGGCGTTGTCCGGACCGCTTGTTGGCCAGCGGGTTGCCATTCTGGGCGAGCCCCGGCATGGCGCAATCGCTCAACGCATTGCTGAACACGGTGGACGGATTGTGGCAGCCGTCGGTAAGACCACGACTATGCTGGTGGTCGTCGCTGACGAGCCGTTCGGCTACGTCCGGTACGATGCCCAGTTCAGAAGAGCACGCGAGCTGCAGGATGCGGGTGGCGCCATCGAGATCCTGAGTGCCGCCAGTCTCGTTGACCGTCTCCCGACATCTTGA
- a CDS encoding toll/interleukin-1 receptor domain-containing protein, with protein sequence MTSGFISYTHADAALKEQFVRHLAPLRREGLIEVWHDAMLHPGEHLDPAVQAALAASDLVLLLVSADFIHSEYCYEQEMIRAFARQRDGTARVVPIILRPCQWKGVPVGEGQTLSEFLALPKDGLPVTSWPDRDEAFDNAAGAIREMLRSAGRPKERTAPSGTTPAPPPPAAASEPRLDTSNLGLRTKPTDLDRDRFLRAGFAATAALFELKLAELNASDAGIETDFERIDSRSFAASVYLDGKRVGQVRIWHGSDVWRNALCLSYDGAASARNSMNDWLPIEDTPQGLAFTGGNPMSRGDRQGSMDEEAAASYLWEHFLDHMQSRIR encoded by the coding sequence ATGACCAGTGGATTCATCTCGTATACGCACGCGGATGCCGCCCTTAAAGAGCAGTTCGTACGGCATCTGGCGCCGCTCCGAAGAGAGGGGCTGATTGAGGTTTGGCACGATGCGATGTTGCATCCCGGGGAGCACCTCGACCCTGCGGTGCAGGCTGCTCTCGCCGCCTCCGACCTTGTGCTGCTCCTGGTCTCCGCCGACTTCATACATTCCGAATATTGCTACGAGCAGGAGATGATACGCGCGTTCGCACGCCAGCGAGACGGCACCGCGCGCGTGGTACCGATCATCCTTCGTCCGTGCCAGTGGAAGGGCGTACCTGTAGGCGAAGGGCAGACGCTTTCTGAGTTCTTGGCGCTGCCAAAGGATGGCTTACCGGTGACGAGCTGGCCTGATCGCGACGAGGCGTTCGACAACGCCGCAGGAGCGATCCGCGAGATGCTGCGATCGGCAGGCCGGCCGAAGGAGCGGACGGCCCCATCAGGGACGACACCAGCGCCGCCGCCGCCGGCTGCAGCATCAGAGCCCCGCCTCGATACATCGAACCTCGGGCTGAGGACCAAACCGACGGATTTGGACCGAGACCGCTTTCTTCGTGCCGGGTTCGCAGCCACGGCAGCGCTCTTCGAGCTGAAGCTCGCCGAGTTAAATGCCTCCGACGCTGGGATCGAAACCGATTTCGAGCGGATCGACAGCCGGTCGTTCGCTGCGAGCGTCTATCTCGACGGTAAGCGGGTCGGACAGGTGCGCATCTGGCACGGCAGCGACGTTTGGCGAAATGCGCTTTGCCTGAGCTACGACGGCGCGGCGAGCGCGCGGAACTCCATGAACGATTGGCTCCCCATAGAGGACACTCCGCAGGGGCTCGCGTTCACCGGAGGCAATCCCATGTCCCGCGGAGACCGGCAAGGGAGCATGGATGAGGAAGCGGCCGCCAGCTATCTCTGGGAGCACTTCCTCGATCATATGCAGAGCCGCATCCGCTAA
- a CDS encoding UvrD-helicase domain-containing protein — protein MDVVIAPDNVDLDRGADEVIAQCLDLNAPQSFFLFAGAGSGKTGSLVRALKSVQTRFGRELRFSGRRAAVITYTNKARDEIERRLEFDPIIQVSTIHSFAWQLIGGLDRDIREWLRGNLALEIAHLRMAEAKGRAGKASETRKVKLASKTRRLERLDEVRRFNYSPTGENRGQAALSHGEVLKIATEFLAKPAMRHILVGEHPILLIDESQDTNGLLLDALFAVQAAHRDVFVLGLFGDMMQRIYSDGRKGLGEDLPPDWAKPKKQLNHRCPKRVVALLNKIRGPVDAQVQTPRTTAIEGLVRLYVLPANTADKAGAEAVIAARMAELTNDAAWHEASGSKRLILEHKMAARRLGFYELYAPLYAVDSFKTGLREGTLPILRFFTHDVARLVQAQRADDRFAVARLLRDSSPLLASIEDGEVADMRTTLAAVGRALGELMDLFENSADPPLGDVLRTIAGSRLLSIPESLQPSALRKTASQPADAHDEEADDERTAAIDQFLQARFSQVPGYDDYVSGRAAFDTHQGVKGLEFPRVMVIMDDLEAGGFTFSYEKLLGVNGAANEVTQRLFYVTCSRAEESLALVAYSADPEAVRRNVIASGWLEPREVEVMNPSVDNSR, from the coding sequence ATGGACGTGGTGATTGCGCCTGACAACGTCGATCTGGATAGAGGCGCCGACGAGGTGATCGCCCAGTGCCTGGACCTGAATGCGCCGCAGAGCTTTTTTCTGTTCGCCGGCGCGGGGTCGGGCAAGACCGGCTCCCTGGTTCGAGCCCTTAAGTCCGTCCAGACTCGTTTTGGTCGGGAGCTTCGCTTCTCCGGACGGCGGGCGGCGGTGATCACCTACACCAACAAGGCCCGCGACGAGATCGAGCGGCGTTTGGAATTCGATCCGATCATTCAGGTCAGCACCATCCACAGCTTCGCCTGGCAGCTCATCGGTGGACTGGACCGCGACATTCGCGAATGGCTTCGCGGCAACCTCGCGCTGGAGATCGCGCACCTTAGGATGGCTGAGGCCAAGGGCCGGGCCGGCAAGGCCTCGGAAACGAGAAAGGTGAAGCTCGCTAGCAAGACACGGCGGCTAGAGCGCTTGGACGAGGTGCGTCGCTTCAACTACAGCCCGACAGGCGAGAATCGCGGACAAGCCGCGCTCAGCCACGGTGAGGTGCTGAAGATCGCAACCGAATTCCTCGCGAAGCCGGCCATGCGTCACATTCTAGTCGGCGAACATCCAATCCTACTGATCGACGAGAGCCAGGACACCAATGGTCTGCTACTCGACGCGCTCTTTGCCGTCCAGGCCGCGCACAGGGACGTCTTCGTCCTGGGCCTTTTCGGCGACATGATGCAGCGGATTTACAGCGATGGACGCAAGGGGCTTGGTGAGGACCTTCCTCCAGACTGGGCCAAGCCGAAAAAGCAGCTAAATCATCGCTGTCCCAAGCGGGTCGTTGCCCTGCTCAACAAGATCCGCGGTCCGGTCGATGCACAGGTCCAGACACCCCGCACGACGGCGATCGAGGGTTTGGTGCGGCTGTACGTGCTGCCGGCGAATACCGCCGACAAGGCCGGAGCCGAAGCGGTGATCGCGGCGCGCATGGCCGAGCTGACCAATGACGCGGCATGGCACGAGGCGTCGGGATCCAAGCGTCTGATCCTCGAGCACAAGATGGCTGCTCGACGGCTAGGCTTCTATGAGCTCTACGCGCCGTTGTACGCCGTGGACAGTTTCAAGACAGGCTTGCGGGAGGGAACGCTGCCTATCCTGCGTTTCTTCACCCATGACGTCGCGCGGCTAGTCCAAGCGCAGCGGGCGGACGATCGCTTCGCCGTTGCGCGCTTGTTAAGGGACAGCTCGCCCCTGCTCGCGTCCATCGAAGATGGGGAGGTCGCTGACATGCGTACGACGCTGGCGGCGGTGGGTAGAGCTCTGGGCGAGCTGATGGACCTGTTCGAGAACAGTGCGGACCCACCGCTGGGTGACGTGCTTCGCACCATCGCCGGGAGCCGGCTCCTGTCTATTCCCGAAAGCCTGCAGCCCAGCGCCCTCCGGAAGACCGCGAGCCAACCCGCGGACGCCCACGACGAGGAGGCTGACGATGAGCGGACCGCCGCAATCGACCAGTTCCTCCAGGCCCGGTTTTCGCAAGTACCCGGGTACGATGACTACGTCTCAGGGAGGGCCGCGTTCGACACCCACCAAGGCGTGAAGGGTCTGGAGTTCCCGCGGGTGATGGTGATCATGGACGACCTGGAGGCCGGCGGCTTTACGTTTAGCTACGAGAAGCTGCTCGGCGTTAATGGCGCGGCTAACGAGGTCACCCAGCGCCTCTTCTACGTCACGTGTAGCCGCGCTGAGGAAAGCTTGGCGCTCGTGGCCTACAGCGCCGATCCGGAAGCTGTTCGGCGCAATGTTATCGCCAGTGGCTGGCTCGAACCGCGCGAGGTCGAGGTGATGAATCCCAGCGTTGACAACTCCCGCTGA
- a CDS encoding AAA family ATPase has translation MHIKHIEISNFRKLRAVRIDLSDEKTVFVGANNSGKTSAMVALRKFLVDADDFSLNDFTLPHWQKLDEHAEAWEKAYLDDQPLPAIAWDDLMPSLDIWLHVEATELRYVKKFLPTIEWTGGLLGVRLRYEPKEAEALRRDYLACRAEVMDTLCKAQVADSPSSATGGAAAAPTLSESGVEAPLAGDEIAVVVTSAPCGGDQKGNLEVPLWPQRITQYLQRRMRGAFGIKAYLLDPDQLTDPTNGEADPQPLNPFNPALESDPLRKLIRVDEIGAQRGLGFSAGRTDDEDRTQPGGRRLSSQLRTYYANHLDPFDKPEPKDFEALRSLEEARLAFEKRLETCFKAALSELQGLNYPGVTDPRLKLSSVIRPIDGLNHASAVQYEVPTTGADASSAHCLPEESNGLGYQNLVSMVFGLMSFRDRWMRVGKAGTAVRDENYFIPPLHLVLVEEPEAHLHAQVQQVFIKEAYNVLRRHDRLGETKTHRTQLVVSTHSSHIAHACEFECLRYFRRRPADAASGAVPLASVINLSTVFGGGDDTARFVVRYLKATHCDLFFADGAILVEGPAERILAPHFVQTRAAYDHLRRCYISWLEVGGSHAHRLRPLLHALALPTLIVTDLDAKHPKSRVAVPPRRGAGLLSRNDTLKTWVPKEENLDALLDAKFDDKVHTDDSGYAVRVAYQQPRRVSLKGAALAEALANTFEDALVYENLVIFQGLAGTGLIAKFRNAIAAAADLPSLAADVQGFLDKGKAEFALNLLYATYKKHVDGTETTADVIDDLVVPAYIHDGLLWLSGELERRELEVPMGAAA, from the coding sequence ATGCACATCAAACACATCGAGATCAGCAACTTTCGGAAGCTGCGTGCCGTCCGCATCGACCTGTCGGACGAGAAGACCGTTTTTGTCGGTGCTAACAACAGCGGCAAGACCTCAGCCATGGTCGCCCTGCGCAAGTTCCTGGTTGACGCCGACGACTTCTCGCTGAACGACTTCACCCTCCCGCATTGGCAGAAGCTCGACGAGCATGCCGAGGCTTGGGAGAAGGCATATTTAGACGACCAGCCGCTCCCAGCAATTGCTTGGGACGACCTGATGCCCAGCCTCGACATCTGGCTCCATGTCGAGGCCACCGAGCTGCGCTACGTCAAGAAATTCCTCCCAACAATTGAATGGACCGGCGGCCTGTTAGGCGTTCGTCTGCGGTATGAGCCCAAGGAGGCTGAGGCGCTCCGCCGCGACTATTTGGCCTGCCGCGCGGAGGTCATGGACACGCTGTGCAAGGCGCAAGTCGCTGATAGCCCTTCTTCGGCCACGGGTGGTGCCGCGGCTGCGCCCACCCTCTCTGAGAGCGGGGTGGAAGCCCCGCTGGCGGGAGATGAAATAGCCGTGGTGGTCACGTCCGCACCATGTGGAGGCGACCAGAAGGGTAACCTGGAGGTGCCACTCTGGCCTCAGAGGATTACCCAATACCTGCAGCGACGGATGCGAGGTGCCTTCGGCATTAAGGCGTACCTGCTTGACCCGGACCAGCTCACCGATCCGACCAACGGCGAGGCTGATCCCCAACCGCTGAATCCCTTCAACCCGGCGCTCGAAAGCGACCCTTTACGCAAGCTGATCCGGGTAGACGAGATCGGCGCGCAGCGCGGTCTGGGTTTCTCAGCGGGGCGGACGGACGATGAGGACCGAACTCAGCCAGGAGGACGGCGCCTGTCCAGCCAGCTTCGCACCTATTATGCGAATCACCTTGATCCCTTCGACAAGCCCGAGCCGAAAGACTTCGAGGCACTGCGATCTCTGGAGGAGGCGCGGCTGGCGTTTGAGAAACGTCTTGAAACCTGCTTCAAGGCCGCGCTGTCCGAGCTGCAGGGGCTCAACTATCCGGGCGTTACCGACCCTCGGCTGAAGCTGAGCAGCGTCATTCGACCAATCGACGGCCTCAATCACGCGTCCGCGGTCCAGTACGAGGTCCCCACAACGGGCGCCGATGCCTCGTCAGCGCACTGTCTGCCAGAGGAATCCAACGGCCTAGGCTACCAAAATCTGGTCTCAATGGTCTTCGGCCTGATGAGTTTCCGCGATCGTTGGATGCGGGTCGGTAAGGCGGGCACCGCGGTACGCGACGAGAACTACTTCATCCCGCCCCTGCACTTGGTTCTGGTCGAGGAGCCGGAGGCCCACCTTCACGCCCAAGTTCAGCAGGTCTTCATCAAAGAGGCGTACAATGTTCTGCGCCGACACGACCGCCTTGGCGAGACCAAAACGCATCGTACCCAGCTCGTGGTCAGCACGCACTCCAGCCACATCGCTCATGCCTGTGAGTTCGAGTGCCTGCGCTACTTCCGCCGTCGGCCAGCCGACGCGGCAAGCGGCGCGGTGCCGCTGGCCAGCGTGATCAACCTGTCGACGGTGTTTGGCGGGGGCGACGACACCGCACGGTTTGTCGTCCGCTACCTGAAGGCCACCCACTGCGACCTTTTCTTCGCCGACGGCGCTATCCTCGTTGAAGGGCCGGCTGAGCGAATCCTCGCGCCGCACTTTGTTCAGACGCGCGCGGCCTACGATCATCTTCGACGCTGCTACATCAGCTGGTTGGAGGTTGGCGGCAGCCATGCCCATCGGCTTCGGCCTCTCCTTCACGCCCTGGCGCTTCCCACCTTGATCGTCACCGATCTCGACGCAAAGCACCCCAAGAGTCGGGTCGCCGTGCCGCCGCGGCGGGGCGCGGGCCTGTTGTCGCGGAACGACACTTTGAAGACCTGGGTCCCAAAGGAAGAGAACCTCGACGCCCTGCTCGACGCGAAGTTCGACGACAAGGTCCATACTGATGACAGCGGCTACGCCGTCCGGGTCGCCTATCAGCAGCCGCGCCGAGTGAGCCTGAAGGGCGCGGCGCTGGCCGAGGCGCTGGCCAATACGTTCGAGGACGCCTTGGTCTATGAGAATCTTGTAATCTTCCAGGGCCTGGCGGGCACAGGCCTGATCGCCAAATTCCGGAACGCTATCGCTGCGGCGGCGGACCTGCCCTCGCTCGCCGCTGACGTCCAGGGGTTCTTGGACAAGGGTAAGGCCGAGTTCGCGCTGAACCTGCTGTACGCGACCTACAAGAAGCACGTCGACGGTACCGAGACGACCGCAGACGTGATCGACGACTTGGTTGTCCCAGCCTATATCCACGACGGGCTTCTGTGGCTGTCGGGTGAACTGGAGCGTCGTGAGCTGGAAGTGCCGATGGGGGCTGCGGCGTGA
- a CDS encoding IS1182 family transposase, translating into MGRFVEGQDRRQAAFLPECLDDYVGADNPVRLVDAFIDELDLLALGFTGARPAATGRPAYHPATMLKLYLYGYLNQVLSSRRLEREAGRNVEAMWLIGKLAPDFKTIADFRRDNGDAIKATCRRFVLLCRQMGLLAGGVVAVDGSRFKAVNTRDKNFTPNAVRRRIEQVDASVARYLAQLDTADRQDDETSALRSVRLNERLARLREQMQALRDMEAALADVPDGQISLTDPDARAMATNGKGTGMVGYNVQAAVDTQHHLIVAHDVTNLGHDRSQLANMGRKAKAEMDGERLTVLADRGYYGGEEVRACEALGATPIIPKPLTSGAKAQGRYGKQDFIYDVDTDTYRCPAGETLTYRFDSVEAGKTLHVYWASSCAACPMKAKCTTGKERRIRRWEHEHVLDAMQQRIDKMPDAMRIRRQTVEHTFGTLKQWMGATHFRTKGLKNVGTEMSLCVLAYNIKRVIAILGMPAALAAVGR; encoded by the coding sequence ATGGGGCGTTTCGTCGAGGGACAGGACCGGCGCCAAGCGGCATTTCTGCCGGAATGCTTGGACGACTATGTCGGTGCGGATAATCCGGTCAGGCTGGTCGATGCCTTCATCGACGAACTCGATCTACTTGCTTTAGGCTTCACCGGTGCCCGCCCTGCGGCAACGGGCAGACCCGCTTATCATCCGGCGACCATGCTGAAGCTGTATCTGTACGGCTATCTCAACCAGGTTCTGTCGAGCCGCCGGCTCGAGCGTGAAGCCGGACGCAATGTCGAGGCGATGTGGCTGATCGGCAAGCTGGCTCCCGATTTCAAGACGATTGCGGATTTCCGGCGCGACAATGGTGATGCGATCAAGGCGACGTGCCGCCGGTTCGTGCTGCTGTGCCGACAGATGGGCCTCCTCGCCGGCGGCGTCGTTGCCGTGGATGGATCGCGGTTCAAGGCGGTGAACACGCGCGACAAGAACTTCACGCCCAACGCGGTTCGGCGCCGGATCGAACAGGTCGACGCGAGCGTCGCGCGCTATCTCGCTCAGCTCGACACGGCCGATCGTCAGGACGACGAGACTTCGGCGTTGCGCTCGGTACGGCTGAACGAACGCCTAGCCCGGCTACGCGAACAGATGCAGGCTCTGCGCGACATGGAGGCGGCGCTCGCCGACGTGCCTGACGGGCAGATCTCGCTGACCGATCCGGATGCACGTGCAATGGCCACCAATGGCAAGGGCACCGGCATGGTCGGCTACAATGTGCAAGCCGCGGTCGACACGCAGCATCACCTGATCGTCGCCCACGATGTAACCAACCTTGGCCACGACCGCTCTCAGCTCGCCAACATGGGCCGTAAGGCCAAGGCAGAGATGGACGGCGAACGCCTGACCGTGCTCGCAGACCGCGGCTATTATGGCGGCGAGGAGGTGCGCGCCTGCGAGGCCTTGGGCGCAACGCCGATCATACCCAAACCGCTCACCTCAGGGGCCAAGGCGCAAGGTCGCTACGGGAAGCAGGACTTCATCTACGACGTCGACACCGACACCTATCGCTGCCCGGCCGGCGAGACGCTGACCTACCGCTTCGACAGCGTCGAAGCCGGCAAGACGCTGCACGTCTATTGGGCAAGCTCGTGCGCCGCCTGTCCGATGAAAGCCAAGTGTACCACCGGCAAAGAGCGCCGGATCAGGAGATGGGAGCACGAGCACGTGCTCGATGCGATGCAGCAGCGCATCGACAAAATGCCCGATGCCATGCGGATCAGGCGGCAAACCGTTGAACACACGTTCGGCACCTTGAAGCAGTGGATGGGGGCCACCCACTTCCGAACCAAAGGGCTAAAAAACGTAGGAACCGAGATGAGCCTGTGCGTCCTCGCCTACAACATCAAGCGCGTGATCGCGATCCTGGGCATGCCGGCAGCGTTGGCGGCGGTCGGACGCTGA